TTATGATGAATGTGGCTGTTATAAGTCCATAATAAATGAGGAAGAAGTGAAAATAGTTTTTGATGCAATAAATAATTTGTGTAGAGCAAGGAGATAAGAAAATGGTAAAGATTAACGAGCATGTTCCTGATTTTTCGGTCGACGCCTATTACAAAGGTGATATGACCAAAGTTTCGCTTTCGGATTACATGGGCAAATGGGTAATTTTGTTTTTCTACCCCGCCGATTTTACTTTCGTTTGCCCGACCGAACTGGGGGATCTGGCCGATAATTATGAAAAATTTGTTGAGGAAGACGCCGAGATATTGGTCGCTTCCACCGACACTGTCTTTAGCCATAAGGCCTGGCATGATAATTCGGCGACCGTTGGAAAAATAACCTTCCCAATGCTGGCCGATCCGACCGGTAAGCTGTCGCGTGATTTTGGAGTATA
This Candidatus Zixiibacteriota bacterium DNA region includes the following protein-coding sequences:
- the ahpC gene encoding alkyl hydroperoxide reductase subunit C, which gives rise to MVKINEHVPDFSVDAYYKGDMTKVSLSDYMGKWVILFFYPADFTFVCPTELGDLADNYEKFVEEDAEILVASTDTVFSHKAWHDNSATVGKITFPMLADPTGKLSRDFGVYLENDGLALRGTFVIDPDGFLKAYEIHDNSIGRSTDELLRKLQAAKFVREHGGEVCPINWKPGEKTLKPGMDLVGKI